The genomic region caaaattttgacCTATAAATTCCTTAAAAAGCTGGACAACGTGACTGTTTTAACGGTTTGCTCCCTCCGTCTCTCTGCAGGTTACGTAGGTGCTGGTATGTTGTCAGCGGCTGTAGCGGGTGGCGTGTTTGCATCTCCGCCTCCTGCTAGCATCCTGGCTGCTATTCTGTGCTTGCACCGCGCAGGTGATGGGCGCTTTAGTTTTGCTTTTTGTGCGATGCGTTTCTGAGGATTCGTGTTCAACGGTCATTCCAGGTTTTTCCCGTTAAATGATTCTGTCCCTCCCAGGAGCCTCTGGGGTTCTTCTCATTGTGAAGAATTACACCGGCGATCGCCTCAACTTTGGGTTGGCAGCAGAGCAGGCCCGAAACCACGGCATCACAGTGGATATGGTGATTGTGGCAGAGGACTGCGCCTTTGAGCAGCCCAGTAAGGCCGGGAGGCGGGGCTTATGTGGCACCATCTTCATACACAAGGTCAGCGGTAAAAATCTTTTTTAGGAGGTTgactgaagtctgtttcctgcAATAACACAAATACAAGAGttcaatttaaaaactgattaaataataaaaatccaatttattaaaaaaaagtgtatAATACCTAAACATAATGAGCAAATAAATATATCCAACAATCAATGAACAGTCaaggaaatatgttttcaaatattAAAtgctaatttaaaaataaaaagtcttatAAATGTTGTCACATGTGGCTAGCATTAGCAAGTGATGCTAGGTAACAAGCAACACTTGCTGATTTTACGTATTAAATGTTTAATATCAGCTGTTGAAGTGGTAAAGTTCTGAGATTtgtcaatattacaataaaaCATACAGATTTTTCTTTTAATACAACTATTTTTCATTGCTGCTTTGTTCAACAACCTTTGAAAATCTGGTTTCTCCTTCTCACAGCTGGCAGGCGCCTTGGCAGAAGATGGCTGCTCATTGAACCAGATTGTTTCCATGGTGACAGAGGTTTTGAAGGGGATTGGTGAGTCTGTGTTTCACTAACTCGTCCCTCCTGTCGTGTCATCGAATGGCCCTCAGGACTAAAACTGTTACCAACCAACTTTGATGATATTTATCTCCAGAATCTGGTTGAGATTGTGATGGTTCTTAGATGTACTACTCGTCCTATTGAGCCTACACCAGCTAAGCTAAGGAACGACCTCTGGTTGACCCTGTATGCTGATGGATACTGCAAACTTATTGcgcattgtttgttgtgattaaaACCTCTTCTTAAGAACTATGTTTGCACAGCTGATAACTGACCGACCTATTTCAAATTTACTGTTTTCCAAAGGTTCTAGAAAAAATGGTTGCTCAGCAAACTGATGTTTTTTATCCTTTTCAGTCGACATTTATGGCATATCACAACAGAAACTGGACACACTAGTGGTGAAGGATTTGTTTCGGGCTCTGTTGTTGTCACCTGCTCTAAAGTGCAGCCTTGACTAGAGTTAATCACTCTATTTTTTTCAGAGATGTTCCTTGTCAGGTTGATCCCAATGatccctctcggtaggaggggtctggttaggtttaaaactccagcttttgtgacttattgattattcttctctacaagagtcaagacagaagtcagactaccagagcaagaattttagctgaggaagcttctgcgatttgaagcgaaacgtcctcgcgtcaagcaacccagtccagtcgaagattcaagcttctctactatggaaaccacctggacaactgagagcctacacagaaacatcccaatgcctGCATTACAGAGGCATGATATCTGAATTGTCAGCAGTTTTGTATGGCGTACCCCAAGGTTTTGTTCTGGGTCCAAtggtgttatcattattattgtgtaGCACTCCCTGTTCAGATTATTTGTAGCCGTGGGCTTGACTTCCATTGTTATGCTGACAGTCTGCAGATGTTTGTGTAGGTCATATCTCTCATATTGCAAAACTGGGGATGTGTCTggctgcaataataataataattaaaaaaaaactcctgtaaagtCAAAtgcaattaaatattttaaatgaaaatCTACAACTTTTTGGATCTTTATCATTAAGATATGTTTGAATTTAATTTCTATAAAGCCTTTATGTTTTAGAGTGTGTATCTTTTTGCTATTTGTGATGTTTTAACTTGTGATATTTGACATATGAACCTGAAAGtgcattatcatcattattacctGGAGCTGTGTTGGTTGCAGGAACACTCGGGGTGAGTCTGTCGCCCTGCAGCGTTCCAGGCTGTCCGCCATCATTTGTCCTGCAGCCAGGAGACATGGAGCTGGGACTAGGTGAGGGACGCCGCAGGAGgataagaaaacaaaacagaacagttTGCATCACGTTTTATGATACATTCCACATCAGACAACATAACTTTTGATAAATTATTGCAAATTTAGAATCTGGAGGTTCGTGATCTTGCTTACTGTGAATAGTGTTGCCAGGTCCACTTATTATAAGTACATTTAGACGCATGTTTTTGTACAGTATATTCATTACATTCCTATTCATGCACACACACCTTTAACACCGTCAGCAAACAAACTCACGCTTGAACTTGAACAGATTGATTATAGATGGATGGTGATGTTTGTAGAAACtgtacattgttttttttgttttgttttgtttttttgcaggtaTCCACGGTGAAGCAGGAATTAAAAGATCAAAGGTGACATATTTTACATTCAGTAAACATCTAAATTTGAAATGTGTTTAtaatgtttaataaaaaaaaaaattaggtgtCATCAGCAGACGAGGTGGTAAAAATGATGATTGACCACATGACcaaccctgtcagccaatcacatgTGCCGCTGGAGTCAGGTGTGTATGTAAGTGACAGGTGATCAAACACGTGGCCGCTGGAAGTCTgaggcttttttattttttattttttgctcttcATCCAGGCGACAGCGTGGTTTTGTGTGTGAACAACCTCGGCGCTCTGTCTTGTCTAGAGGTGGGTGTGGTTACGAGAGCCGCCATCATCACTCTGGGTGAGTCGGGTTCAGAGACTAAATTCACCTTTGACTTTGTTCCTCACTCCTTTGACCTTTGTTTGATGAACAGCATTTGCGTGGATCTTGTGAAACATGAGCAGTTTTCTCTACGGTTACAGAAAATCGTGGGATTTTTGTTGCCAGGGTGATGGCCGGATCATTTATGACATCACTGGAGATGGCGGGCGTGTCCCTAACCCTAATGAAAACTAACAAGGAAATATTGAGACTATTTGGTAAGAATACACACAAATatttacatatatattttttaaatttgtaacaACATAACAGTTTCTTGGGGTCTGAAAACACAGTCTTCCCAGGTCACATATAATACAGAATAACTACCTCCAGTATGTTCTGGGATCTCCTCTCATCCCTAGAAAAACCTCTAAAGGAAGGTCTCCAGGAGGCATCCTAAAGAATCCTTGAACCACCTCATAGTTAAGAAGTGGTTTTACTTCTACCCAGACTCAAACCAAACTCTAACATTCAGATGCTACAACCAGCGCCCCCGCCTGGCCCAACCTGAGCAGTGGCTGTGCGAGCGGACGAAGCTACATCACAGAACCTCCAACCGTGATCACACACCCGGGAGATGAGGATCGCTCTGAAGGTTAGTCTCCTCGTTATTGAGGGTAGATGGCTACCGTAGTGTTTGAAGCAACCGTTCAACCTCTTGCTAACTTCAGACTGCACAACAATCCGGCGTCCAATCAGGGACACTTTAACCATTACTGCTGAATGAAACAGAACATGTTGAGGAAGTAGGAAGTATAATTGCACTTAGTCTAAGAATGAGGCATAGTCAGGCGCCATACTCATTGGTATTATGTGTTGGCAGCAGAAAGTTGTTGCACTGTAGACCAGGAAACCCTGGTCTCAACTTCAGCGTGGAGTTTTCCTGCCATTTATGTCATGCAGTATTCAGCTCCACCTTACACAGGTGGGCTCCTGATCTCCTGATGTCCTGCCCTGCGCCCTACATTTCGCTCAGATTACGTGTCTGTGTAAATAACATGAAGTTGGACATGGTCCATTTGGACTTTGTTCTTCTGGCTTTGAACTGTCTGATTTCTTTACCTTCCAGGGCTGCTGAGTCCTGTAATGCGCAAAGTTGTAGAGACGATCTGTTCCACACTGTTGAAAAAGCAGGGGGAACTCAACTCCCTGGACCGAGCTGCCGGAGACGGAGACTGCGGGAATACTCATGCACAGGCGGCTAATGGTAAGATAGCATAATCAACACGAGCACTGAACTTGTCAAGCATCGAAAGCATCTTTGTTAAAAGTCGGAAAATGTTCACTCAGCCATTCAGGAGTGGCTCCAGGATCATGCGGTCCCAGGGTGCCCAGGACAACTGCTGTCCATCCTCGCGGGACTGGTGCAGGAGAAAATGGGCGGGACGTCCGGGGCGGTACTCTGTCCTCTTGTTTGAGAATAAAGATAGATGGGTTTTGGTGTTTTTCCAAAATATGCATGTTGTTTCATGTGTCAGTTGTACAGTCTATTCCTGACGACGGCAGCTGGTCATGTGAGCGAGAGGCAGAGCAATGCTGCAGCCTGGGCCagggcaatgcatgctgggacacAGGCCATGAGGAGGTGTggaaataatacatttaaaaaaggaTAATGATgtagaaaagaaaaacaagataTTTTCCTCATGGTGAACTTAATAATAATCATTCAGCAAGTGTCAAGTCGCCCTGAGAAGATGTCCAATAAAATGTCTGTCAGAAGTCCctctgtttcatatttttatgtaAAATGTGTCGACTTTCTGTTGAAGGTCTTTTCTTTGAATATCAAATTGAAATATAGTGCAAGTGATATTTAAACAGTATCATTTCTATGATCCACTCTGAGCTACTCAATACATTAAATGTATAATTGTCTATAGTACTTTACAACTTTATACAATTTGTAGAGCCcggcgatatggatttttttgaggccgatgccgataacgatatttggatgaaaaaaatgccaataatcgataaatcggccgatttgctgatagccgataaatcagccggtTATTTttcttaatgaataaaatgttcttttttggacccttaacaaaaaaggtatgagctagaAGCTGaaactttgtcctcatattgattaactttataacagagaagaattttcaagttcaaaaaatgcaataaaaaaaataaacctttgtgaaattagcaaatacatatccttaaaaagagttgtgaaatacatctgatcttgtacctcttgttgctgcaacttagatataggttcaggataaggatatagatccttataaacttacttgtatgcttttgtcagccaatcggtgcagtgtgacagcgaactacgggggccggtgatgaacacatttaagcaggggtgtaagcagctctcagttgaatggagtcagagctccatctactggacaaacggtgcaaggacattttacattgccgacacaaacattatttcagtaactgttttgtttatgagaaattatcggcgttctatcggcaaaatttcggccgatagtgaatactttgaaaagggcttataccgatatattggtcgggctctaacaATTTGTAAGGTCTATTACTTCGTACAGTGTGTAAAATCTAGATGTTGTACAAGAAGTAATGTGTCAATCTTATACAATCTGTAATCTCTCTAGACTTTATATGTACACTCTGTACAGTTTTGACTTTACACAATTTGTAAGGTCTATACTTCATAGGTCTACTGTAGATGTACAATGACTAAGATGTACCCAGATACAATCTATAAGACCGCTAGACTTTATACAGTCTGTTAGAACTTATAAACTGTATAAGAACTAGTGCTTATACAGTTTATAAGTTCTCGATCTCACTTGTGTGTCTCCCTTTGAGGCGACAAGTTCTGATtcagcgctgtataaataaactgaacttcCACTATGAATTTTAGAGGTGTTACAAATTAATGACTGGAtaatttgacagaaaatgattaatagtTAAAGTTATTGATCCAAGAAAGATGCCAAATATTTACAATGATACAATGAGAATATTTGGACTTGAACATTAAACATAAATAATCCATATGTTTGTCTTCCAGGTACGGCGGTGCTGATCCCGGAGATAGAACAATGgtcagaaacaaaaatgtttttatttaaaattgTTACATGTATTTTTACAGTTTTACCACTTTATCACTCTTATTACTACTTATAGTTGGATGCATTGTGCCCAGCAGTGGATGAGCTGATGAAACTAACTACAGCACCATCTTGTGACGAGATGGCGGTACTACAGACTGCTGTGCAGGTAGCGTACAGATTTCCGAGGACCTTTTCTCCGTTTGCACCGTCTGCCTCGTGCAACAATCACCTTCTCGTTTTGCTTCCCTCTTGCACTCTATTTTCAGAAAGCCACCTTGGGGGTGGAGTCAACTTGCAAGCTTAAGGCGAGAGCGGGGCGAGCTAGCTATGTCGCGGCTGAGCGGGTGACCCTGCCTGACCCCGGCGCCGTGGCAGTCGCCGCCATCTTGACAGCAGCACTCGAAGTCCTAGTGGCAAAgaagtaatccagcattaaccagACGGGGACATTAAACTGTCGCGCACGTTTCGTGTATCCGCGAGCTGAAATTCTTTGTGTATGAATGTAGAGAAATGTAACATTCCTGAGACACCAGAGTTTGAATGAAATTAACATTCCTTCCTTGTAACTATTCTATTGGAGCAAGTTTCTTCTCCAAGTACTTATACGATAAATGTTGACGTGTGGGTACAGAATAATATACTCCATCGCCACATTAAATGTACTGAACCTGAATTTTCATGacaaataaaaccattttgccaTCTTGAATACAACAGGTCATATCGCATGCGTGAACATGTTACGCCGTGTACGGACAAAACCGTTAGCCCAGTCATGCTAGCATGTTGGTCATGAATTTCCCTCATGAACTTCCAATTAAATTTGAATGTTTCAAGCTGTTACTTTGCACAGAGTTGACAAATTTACAGAGTCAAACAAAAGTCGGCTGTGGATTCAGAAGTGGATCGATATACAATTGAAATATTGAACTTGTTGAGACGTTCCCCTAGCTTAGC from Thalassophryne amazonica chromosome 23, fThaAma1.1, whole genome shotgun sequence harbors:
- the tkfc gene encoding triokinase/FMN cyclase; the protein is MEPQRKLINSVDSCVDEALCGLVRACGGLSLLKGHRVVLRSDLDSLRGKVALLSGGGSGHEPAHGGYVGAGMLSAAVAGGVFASPPPASILAAILCLHRAGASGVLLIVKNYTGDRLNFGLAAEQARNHGITVDMVIVAEDCAFEQPSKAGRRGLCGTIFIHKLAGALAEDGCSLNQIVSMVTEVLKGIGTLGVSLSPCSVPGCPPSFVLQPGDMELGLGIHGEAGIKRSKVSSADEVVKMMIDHMTNPVSQSHVPLESGDSVVLCVNNLGALSCLEVGVVTRAAIITLENRGIFVARVMAGSFMTSLEMAGVSLTLMKTNKEILRLFDATTSAPAWPNLSSGCASGRSYITEPPTVITHPGDEDRSEGLLSPVMRKVVETICSTLLKKQGELNSLDRAAGDGDCGNTHAQAANAIQEWLQDHAVPGCPGQLLSILAGLVQEKMGGTSGALYSLFLTTAAGHVSERQSNAAAWARAMHAGTQAMRRYGGADPGDRTMLDALCPAVDELMKLTTAPSCDEMAVLQTAVQKATLGVESTCKLKARAGRASYVAAERVTLPDPGAVAVAAILTAALEVLVAKK